One Cryptomeria japonica chromosome 9, Sugi_1.0, whole genome shotgun sequence genomic window carries:
- the LOC131858396 gene encoding uncharacterized protein LOC131858396, translating to MVNPLLRKLFGSMVERRINRLVEGEDVATKPPVGNIVVENIVIGVEQQTEKSNEPLDTRKVETTGVLTDASTEPPATTETQKPTKSPAVDSTEVNKEKLVVDTTIKSSEAQTETPSGEDTKKLVEQQLHTEKNIEKQVEQHAPSQTMPSATSDKPKPLVVEMKTQTDPPEKEESKAITTTDKLQIVKIVGQTLRTSMFEFRPTSVTEVLLD from the exons ATGGTCAATCCTCTTCTCCGTAAACTTTTTGGGAGCATGGTAGAGCGTAGAATTAATAGGTTGGTAGAAGGTGAAG atgtggcaactaagccaccAGTAGGAAATATTGTAGTTGAAAACATTGTAATTGGGGTAGAAcaacaaactgaaaaatcaaatgaaCCCCTGGACACAAGAAAGGTAGAGACCACAGGTGTGCTTACTgatgcatctactgagccaccgGCAACTACTGAAACTCAAAAACCTACTAAGTCACCGGCAGTAGATAGTacagaggtaaacaaagaaaaattgGTAGTGGACACCACAATAAAATCTTCAGAGGCACAAACAGAGACACCATCAGGAGAGGACACTAAGAAACTGGTAGAGCAACAGCTCCATACTGAGAAAAACAttgagaaacaggtagagcaacatGCTCCTTCACAGACAATGCCATCGGCCACATCTGAcaagcccaagcctttggtagtagAAATGAAAACTCAAACtgatcctccagagaaagaggaaagcaaagctatcactaccACTGACAAATTAcagattgtaaaaatagttggacagaCACTCAGAACCTCTATGTTTGAATTTAGACCTACTAGTGTAACAGAGGTACTATTAGattaa